One window of Channa argus isolate prfri chromosome 4, Channa argus male v1.0, whole genome shotgun sequence genomic DNA carries:
- the tns1a gene encoding tensin-1 isoform X5, which yields MARLNWCLTAVISWGKFLFACFFPLRGAKRNKPDELEGVHTHTFKLKPFKKAKSCDICKQAITKEGLICKACRLSCHKKCEVKVTTSCQTTTNYELPPTPQLPLKHVDTPGSTRSCKSAEIRPKQSRSQSVVQAMEESYEVDLVYITERIISVSFPAAAEERIYTTNLKEVASMLRSKHGEHYLMLNLSEQRSDLSKLNHKVLEFGWPDHHAPALDKICSMCKAIDTWLNGDPRNVVVLHNKGNRGRTGVVVAAYMHYSNISASADQALDRFAMRRFYEDKALPVGQPSQIRYVQYFNGLLSGHIKINNKPLFLHHVIMHGIPNFESKGGCRPFLKIYQAMQPVYTSGIYNVQGDSNTSICITIEPGLLLKGDILLKCYHKRFRNPTRDVVFRVQFHTCAIHDLGVVFGKNELDETFKDERFPEYGKVEFVFSYGPEKIKGLSHLENGPSVSVDYNTQDPLIRWDSYESFNVHCEDTVDNDLVHTHGPLDGSLYARVRKKDSLEGVVTINGLPVHENPLTNAENSLQHTNHSLQTADQTLPVTGHTSLPAVDHTLSVSSDSGNSTASIKTDRTDEQSQSVLSAVNHSNTAAAHPLLSPQEKRELDQLLSGLEAPTRQAYLSTSTSPGGGIRHLVPAQVHVNGGHTRLVGAPSTDERETDILDDELPNSQEGNSVDSLGTISSLEGQATPGDLYYQSQTPVSGQNERPYLERGVLGELSEMPVHGVQTPTAMQERSVDSASPQGGYNNYQNGGGIYHSQSFGNQQASGPETNPKLMPRAPERSTSSREAVQRGLNTWHQYSLPDDPFGPPLQSTHSLPHFPTSASQRDIEQSIEALNMLMLDLDPINSHMSKSHSAPPGENSLNSSQVPFSQTLARPSYQADSAVRGYNNSGSVNPAFHQSLRSPGRVSTSPNQSPVMESPVYSPQRSNASYQHQNTTPTHTPEPYLHTRQAIHHCPTDLSSNFNQQVQMKPVNSHPGSTLSHSPDLQGSSPYPGYSASSSPLPALTPQPKDTSSSSLVREQDAEEETLNLEGLVAHRIAGVRSRGMTPEVTQETGRRRTTSEGQYQSSHDNTPRVNSPEFANNLVLNPGGRPREGVVQSYREAFDNDEMDGFANSPSFVGSGGGENSPRTPSFPVSPQSPYFNMSCSPPGLNKSPLSTLGHQQGGSDNRSFGDSRASFNAPLSSSSPIHSGDGRRTGSSDGASHRTASPEGSQVNIMGVHTIPGSPNTLHRTVATNTPPSPALQRRMGQASPSLIRHTPPAGVPSSPLIGRNPKTSAAGVPPSPLMGRRTAASGHSTPDELGAASRQSSAQPLSTPVFHVSPQLPEKRHMSSGDTERVDNKNVTPTPGSGGSTPNLSGTHTLPDVSKSIYDGYPDIKMNVKFVQDTSKFWYKPDITREQAINLLKDREPGAFVIRDSHSFRGAYGLAMKVACPPPTIQQNKKVGDMTNELVRHFLIETSPKGVRLKGCPNEPYFGCLSALVYQHSMTPLALPCKLMIPTKDPKEEALELATPADPVVELLKHEAVQKAPEEAHACNVLYINSVDMESLTGPQAISKAISQTLASNPLPAATTVHFKVSAQGITLTDSQRKIFFRRHYPINTVTYCDLDPQDRKWGKEGGGLVKLFGFVARKQGSTTDNVSHLFAELDPDQPASSIVSFLSKMMKR from the exons GTCACCACATCATGTCAAACAACTACCAACTATGAACTG CCTCCCACTCCTCAGCTGCCATTAAAGCATGTAGATACGCCG GGATCTACAAGGTCCTGCAAGAGTGCGGAGATAAGACCAAAGCAGTCCCG GAGTCAGAGTGTGGTTCAGGCCATGGAGGAGAGCTATGAGGTGGACCTAGTCTACATCACAGAGAGgatcatctctgtctctttcccagCTGCCGCCGAAGAGCGCATCTACACCACCAACCTCAAGGAGGTGGCGTCGATGCTGCGGTCCAAGCATGGTGAACACTATCTG ATGCTCAACCTGAGCGAACAGCGGAGTGACTTGTCAAAGTTAAACCACAAG GTTCTGGAGTTTGGCTGGCCAGACCACCATGCGCCGGCGCTGGACAAAATCTGCAGCATGTGCAAGGCCATCGACACGTGGCTCAACGGAGACCCGCGCAACGTGGTTGTACTACACAACAAG GGGAACAGAGGTCGAACAGGGGTGGTGGTGGCTGCGTACATGCACTACAGCAACATATCTGCAAG TGCTGACCAGGCGTTGGACAGGTTTGCCATGAGGCGCTTCTATGAGGACAAAGCCCTTCCTGTGGGTCAGCCTTCACAAATAAG GTATGTGCAATACTTCAATGGCCTACTCTCCGGACAcataaaaatcaacaacaaaccgctgtttctgcatcatgtcatcATGCACGGCATCCCCAACTTTGAGTCCAAAGGAG GCTGCCGTCCTTTCCTGAAGATCTACCAGGCAATGCAACCAGTCTATACGTCAGGAATATA CAACGTGCAAGGAGACAGCAACACCAGTATTTGCATCACTATCGAGCCAGGCCTGCTTCTGAAGGGAGACATCttg CTGAAGTGTTACCACAAGAGGTTCAGAAACCCGACCAGAGACGTAGTGTTCAGGGTGCAGTTCCACACATGCGCCATCCATGACCTCGGGGTGGTTTTTGGGAAAAACGAGCTGGATGAGACCTTTAAAG ATGAGAGGTTCCCAGAGTATGGGAAGGTGGAGTTTGTTTTCTCATATGGGCCAGAAAAAATCAAAG GCCTGAGCCACTTGGAGAACGGGCCAAGCGTTTCTGTGGACTATAACACCCAAGACCCTTTGATTCGCTGGGACTCGTACGAGAGCTTCAACGTGCACTGCGAGGACACTGTGGACAACG ATCTTGTTCATACCCACGGTCCCCTAGATGGAAGCCTATATGCCCGAGTCCGAAAGAAAGACTCCCTGGAGGGAGTTGTCACCATCAACGGTCTCCCAGTCCACGAAAACCCCTTGACCAATGCAGAGAATTCATTGCAACACACCAACCATTCTCTCCAAACCGCTGACCAGACCCTTCCTGTGACAGGCCACACgtccctccctgctgtagacCACACCCTGTCCGTGAGCAGTGACTCAGGCAACTCTACCGCGTCTATCAAGACTGACCGTACTGACGAGCAAAGTCAGTCAGTGCTGAGTGCTGTGAACCACAGCAACACAGCAGCAGCCCACCCATTGCTCAGCCCGCAGGAGAAGAGAGAACTTGATCAGCTTCTGAGTGGCCTCGAGGCACCAACTCGCCAAGCCTACCTGTCTACATCAACCAGTCCTGGAGGCGGAATCCGACACTTGGTTCCAGCACAGGTGCATGTCAACGGTGGCCACACAAGGCTAGTCGGTGCCCCTTCCACAGACGAGCGTGAGACAGATATACTCGACGACGAACTGCCCAATAGCCAAGAGGGCAACAGTGTGGACAGCTTGGGAACAATTTCCTCGCTAGAAGGCCAGGCAACACCCGGAGACCTTTACTACCAATCACAGACGCCAGTCAGTGGGCAGAACGAAAGACCATACCTTGAAAGAGGTGTTCTTGGAGAATTGAGTGAGATGCCTGTCCATGGAGTACAAACTCCCACGGCGATGCAAGAGAGGTCTGTGGACTCTGCATCGCCACAGGGGGGATACAACAACTACCAGAACGGAGGAGGGATATACCACTCACAGTCCTTTGGGAATCAACAAGCGAGCGGCCCTGAAACTAATCCTAAGCTGATGCCCAGGGCCCCCGAGAGGAGCACCAGTAGCCGAGAGGCTGTTCAAAGAGGTCTCAATACCTGGCACCAATATAGCCTTCCAGATGATCCATTTGGCCCGCCTCTTCAGTCCACCCATAGCTTGCCCCACTTCCCCACCTCAGCCTCACAGCGAGACATTGAGCAGTCCATTGAGGCGCTCAACATGCTCATGCTTGACCTTGACCCAATCAACTCCCACATGTCCAAGTCCCACAGTGCCCCTCCTGGGGAGAACAGTCTGAATTCATCACAGGTTCCCTTTTCCCAGACCCTTGCCAGGCCCTCGTACCAAGCAGACTCAGCCGTCCGTGGCTACAACAACTCTGGGTCAGTTAACCCGGCGTTTCATCAATCTTTGCGATCACCTGGAAGAGTGTCAACATCGCCCAACCAGAGCCCAGTTATGGAGTCTCCAGTGTATTCCCCCCAGAGATCCAATGCCAGCTACCAACACCAAAACACCACCCCAACACACACCCCTGAACCCTACCTTCACACGCGCCAAGCAATCCACCACTGCCCCACTGATCTCTCTTCAAATTTCAACCAGCAGGTGCAAATGAAGCCTGTGAACTCCCACCCAGGAAGCACGTTGTCCCACTCCCCAGACTTGCAGGGTTCGTCTCCTTACCCAGGCTACAGTGCATCTTCTTCTCCTCTGCCCGCTCTTACTCCCCAGCCTAAGGATacatcttcttcctctctggTCAGAGAACAAGATGCAGAGGAGGAGACGCTAAACTTGGAAGGCCTGGTGGCTCATCGCATCGCCG GAGTTCGCTCCAGAGGAATGACCCCAGAAGTGACGCAGGAGACGGGCCGGCGTCGGACCACCAGTGAAGGACAGTACCAAAGCAGCCATGACAACACACCGAGGGTGAATTCACCGGAATTTGCCAACAATCTGGTCCTTAACCCAGGAGGAAGACCCAGAGAG GGTGTCGTGCAAAGCTACCGGGAGGCGTTTGATAACGACGAGATGGACGGGTTCGCCAACAGTCCCAGCTTCGTAggcagtggtggtggtgagaACTCTCCCCGGACCCCCAGCTTTCCCGTGTCGCCACAGTCTCCTTACTTCAACATGT cttgCTCTCCTCCAGGTTTAAACAAGTCTCCTCTGTCGACGCTGGGACACCAACAGGGTGGATCAG ATAACCGCAGTTTCGGGGACTCCAGGGCGTCGTTTAACGCTCCTCTGTCCTCGAGCAGTCCGATTCACAGCGGAGACGG GAGGAGGACTGGTTCTTCAGATGGTGCCTCACACAGAACAGCCTCCCCTGAGGGCTCCCAAGTCAACATCATGGGCGTCCACACCATCCCCGGGAGCCCCAACACCCTCCACCGCACAGTAGCCACCAACACGCCGCCAAGCCCTGCTCTTCAGAGACGCATGGGTCAGGCCAGCCCCTCTCTGATCCGACACACACCTCCAGCCGGCGTCCCCTCCAGTCCTCTGATTGGCCGAAACCCTAAAACGTCAGCTGCCGGCGTGCCTCCCAGCCCTCTGATGGGACGCCGCACAGCAGCGAGCGGCCACAGCACGCCCGACGAGCTTGGGGCCGCATCGCGCCAGAGTAGCGCCCAACCGCTCTCCACGCCCGTCTTCCACGTCTCCCCACAGCTGCCGGAAAAGAGGCACATGTCCAgcggagacacagagagagtggACAACAAGAACGTGACACCGACCCCGGGCAGCGGTGGGAGCACGCCCAACCTGTCTGGCACGCACACACTCCCAGACGTCTCCAAGTCCATATATG ATGGTTATCCAGACATTAAGATGAATGTCAAGTTCGTCCAGGACACCTCCAAGTTCTGGTACAAGCCGGACATCACCAGGGAGCAAG CCATCAATCTGTTGAAAGACCGGGAGCCCGGGGCCTTCGTCATAAGGGACAGCCATTCTTTCCGCGGGGCCTACGGTCTGGCCATGAAGGTCGCCTGCCCCCCACCTACCATCCAACAGAACAAGAAAG TTGGCGACATGACCAATGAGCTGGTGAGGCACTTCCTCATTGAGACGAGTCCTAAAGGCGTCCGTCTGAAGGGATGTCCCAACGAGCCCTACTTTG gttgtCTATCTGCTCTGGTGTACCAACACTCGATGACTCCTCTAGCTCTTCCCTGTAAGCTGATGATCCCCACTAAAG ACCCGAAGGAAGAGGCACTGGAACTTGCAACACCCGCTGATCCAGTTGTGGAGCTTCTGAAGCACGAGGCTG TCCAGAAGGCTCCTGAGGAGGCTCATG CGTGCAATGTTCTCTACATCAACTCTGTGGACATGGAGTCTCTCACGGGGCCTCAGGCCATTTCCAAGGCGATCAGTCAGACGCTGGCAAGCAACCCCCTGCCGGCCGCGACCACCGTCCACTTCAAGGTGTCCGCGCAGGGCATCACACTCACCGACAGTCAGCGGAA aATTTTCTTCAGGCGACATTATCCAATCAACACAGTAACATACTGTGACCTTGATCCCCAGGACAGAAA ATGGGGCAAAGAAGGCGGCGGCTTAGTGAA GCTTTTTGGATTTGTCGCAAGGAAACAAGGAAGCACAACAGACAATGTCAGCCACCTGTTTGCTGAGCTGGACCCAGATCAGCCCGCCTCTTCCATCGTCAGTTTTCTCTCCAAAATGATGAAGCGGTGA
- the tns1a gene encoding tensin-1 isoform X2 yields MPSISLSLPSALAGRARNWVCLSCMFWPDELEGVHTHTFKLKPFKKAKSCDICKQAITKEGLICKACRLSCHKKCEVKVTTSCQTTTNYELPPTPQLPLKHVDTPGSTRSCKSAEIRPKQSRSQSVVQAMEESYEVDLVYITERIISVSFPAAAEERIYTTNLKEVASMLRSKHGEHYLMLNLSEQRSDLSKLNHKVLEFGWPDHHAPALDKICSMCKAIDTWLNGDPRNVVVLHNKGNRGRTGVVVAAYMHYSNISASADQALDRFAMRRFYEDKALPVGQPSQIRYVQYFNGLLSGHIKINNKPLFLHHVIMHGIPNFESKGGCRPFLKIYQAMQPVYTSGIYNVQGDSNTSICITIEPGLLLKGDILLKCYHKRFRNPTRDVVFRVQFHTCAIHDLGVVFGKNELDETFKDERFPEYGKVEFVFSYGPEKIKGLSHLENGPSVSVDYNTQDPLIRWDSYESFNVHCEDTVDNDLVHTHGPLDGSLYARVRKKDSLEGVVTINGLPVHENPLTNAENSLQHTNHSLQTADQTLPVTGHTSLPAVDHTLSVSSDSGNSTASIKTDRTDEQSQSVLSAVNHSNTAAAHPLLSPQEKRELDQLLSGLEAPTRQAYLSTSTSPGGGIRHLVPAQVHVNGGHTRLVGAPSTDERETDILDDELPNSQEGNSVDSLGTISSLEGQATPGDLYYQSQTPVSGQNERPYLERGVLGELSEMPVHGVQTPTAMQERSVDSASPQGGYNNYQNGGGIYHSQSFGNQQASGPETNPKLMPRAPERSTSSREAVQRGLNTWHQYSLPDDPFGPPLQSTHSLPHFPTSASQRDIEQSIEALNMLMLDLDPINSHMSKSHSAPPGENSLNSSQVPFSQTLARPSYQADSAVRGYNNSGSVNPAFHQSLRSPGRVSTSPNQSPVMESPVYSPQRSNASYQHQNTTPTHTPEPYLHTRQAIHHCPTDLSSNFNQQVQMKPVNSHPGSTLSHSPDLQGSSPYPGYSASSSPLPALTPQPKDTSSSSLVREQDAEEETLNLEGLVAHRIAEYNARIRGISESMTPQQSDRHRSYSFSGVRSRGMTPEVTQETGRRRTTSEGQYQSSHDNTPRVNSPEFANNLVLNPGGRPREGVVQSYREAFDNDEMDGFANSPSFVGSGGGENSPRTPSFPVSPQSPYFNMSCSPPGLNKSPLSTLGHQQGGSDNRSFGDSRASFNAPLSSSSPIHSGDGRRTGSSDGASHRTASPEGSQVNIMGVHTIPGSPNTLHRTVATNTPPSPALQRRMGQASPSLIRHTPPAGVPSSPLIGRNPKTSAAGVPPSPLMGRRTAASGHSTPDELGAASRQSSAQPLSTPVFHVSPQLPEKRHMSSGDTERVDNKNVTPTPGSGGSTPNLSGTHTLPDVSKSIYDGYPDIKMNVKFVQDTSKFWYKPDITREQAINLLKDREPGAFVIRDSHSFRGAYGLAMKVACPPPTIQQNKKVGDMTNELVRHFLIETSPKGVRLKGCPNEPYFGCLSALVYQHSMTPLALPCKLMIPTKDPKEEALELATPADPVVELLKHEAVQKAPEEAHACNVLYINSVDMESLTGPQAISKAISQTLASNPLPAATTVHFKVSAQGITLTDSQRKIFFRRHYPINTVTYCDLDPQDRKWGKEGGGLVKLFGFVARKQGSTTDNVSHLFAELDPDQPASSIVSFLSKMMKR; encoded by the exons GTCACCACATCATGTCAAACAACTACCAACTATGAACTG CCTCCCACTCCTCAGCTGCCATTAAAGCATGTAGATACGCCG GGATCTACAAGGTCCTGCAAGAGTGCGGAGATAAGACCAAAGCAGTCCCG GAGTCAGAGTGTGGTTCAGGCCATGGAGGAGAGCTATGAGGTGGACCTAGTCTACATCACAGAGAGgatcatctctgtctctttcccagCTGCCGCCGAAGAGCGCATCTACACCACCAACCTCAAGGAGGTGGCGTCGATGCTGCGGTCCAAGCATGGTGAACACTATCTG ATGCTCAACCTGAGCGAACAGCGGAGTGACTTGTCAAAGTTAAACCACAAG GTTCTGGAGTTTGGCTGGCCAGACCACCATGCGCCGGCGCTGGACAAAATCTGCAGCATGTGCAAGGCCATCGACACGTGGCTCAACGGAGACCCGCGCAACGTGGTTGTACTACACAACAAG GGGAACAGAGGTCGAACAGGGGTGGTGGTGGCTGCGTACATGCACTACAGCAACATATCTGCAAG TGCTGACCAGGCGTTGGACAGGTTTGCCATGAGGCGCTTCTATGAGGACAAAGCCCTTCCTGTGGGTCAGCCTTCACAAATAAG GTATGTGCAATACTTCAATGGCCTACTCTCCGGACAcataaaaatcaacaacaaaccgctgtttctgcatcatgtcatcATGCACGGCATCCCCAACTTTGAGTCCAAAGGAG GCTGCCGTCCTTTCCTGAAGATCTACCAGGCAATGCAACCAGTCTATACGTCAGGAATATA CAACGTGCAAGGAGACAGCAACACCAGTATTTGCATCACTATCGAGCCAGGCCTGCTTCTGAAGGGAGACATCttg CTGAAGTGTTACCACAAGAGGTTCAGAAACCCGACCAGAGACGTAGTGTTCAGGGTGCAGTTCCACACATGCGCCATCCATGACCTCGGGGTGGTTTTTGGGAAAAACGAGCTGGATGAGACCTTTAAAG ATGAGAGGTTCCCAGAGTATGGGAAGGTGGAGTTTGTTTTCTCATATGGGCCAGAAAAAATCAAAG GCCTGAGCCACTTGGAGAACGGGCCAAGCGTTTCTGTGGACTATAACACCCAAGACCCTTTGATTCGCTGGGACTCGTACGAGAGCTTCAACGTGCACTGCGAGGACACTGTGGACAACG ATCTTGTTCATACCCACGGTCCCCTAGATGGAAGCCTATATGCCCGAGTCCGAAAGAAAGACTCCCTGGAGGGAGTTGTCACCATCAACGGTCTCCCAGTCCACGAAAACCCCTTGACCAATGCAGAGAATTCATTGCAACACACCAACCATTCTCTCCAAACCGCTGACCAGACCCTTCCTGTGACAGGCCACACgtccctccctgctgtagacCACACCCTGTCCGTGAGCAGTGACTCAGGCAACTCTACCGCGTCTATCAAGACTGACCGTACTGACGAGCAAAGTCAGTCAGTGCTGAGTGCTGTGAACCACAGCAACACAGCAGCAGCCCACCCATTGCTCAGCCCGCAGGAGAAGAGAGAACTTGATCAGCTTCTGAGTGGCCTCGAGGCACCAACTCGCCAAGCCTACCTGTCTACATCAACCAGTCCTGGAGGCGGAATCCGACACTTGGTTCCAGCACAGGTGCATGTCAACGGTGGCCACACAAGGCTAGTCGGTGCCCCTTCCACAGACGAGCGTGAGACAGATATACTCGACGACGAACTGCCCAATAGCCAAGAGGGCAACAGTGTGGACAGCTTGGGAACAATTTCCTCGCTAGAAGGCCAGGCAACACCCGGAGACCTTTACTACCAATCACAGACGCCAGTCAGTGGGCAGAACGAAAGACCATACCTTGAAAGAGGTGTTCTTGGAGAATTGAGTGAGATGCCTGTCCATGGAGTACAAACTCCCACGGCGATGCAAGAGAGGTCTGTGGACTCTGCATCGCCACAGGGGGGATACAACAACTACCAGAACGGAGGAGGGATATACCACTCACAGTCCTTTGGGAATCAACAAGCGAGCGGCCCTGAAACTAATCCTAAGCTGATGCCCAGGGCCCCCGAGAGGAGCACCAGTAGCCGAGAGGCTGTTCAAAGAGGTCTCAATACCTGGCACCAATATAGCCTTCCAGATGATCCATTTGGCCCGCCTCTTCAGTCCACCCATAGCTTGCCCCACTTCCCCACCTCAGCCTCACAGCGAGACATTGAGCAGTCCATTGAGGCGCTCAACATGCTCATGCTTGACCTTGACCCAATCAACTCCCACATGTCCAAGTCCCACAGTGCCCCTCCTGGGGAGAACAGTCTGAATTCATCACAGGTTCCCTTTTCCCAGACCCTTGCCAGGCCCTCGTACCAAGCAGACTCAGCCGTCCGTGGCTACAACAACTCTGGGTCAGTTAACCCGGCGTTTCATCAATCTTTGCGATCACCTGGAAGAGTGTCAACATCGCCCAACCAGAGCCCAGTTATGGAGTCTCCAGTGTATTCCCCCCAGAGATCCAATGCCAGCTACCAACACCAAAACACCACCCCAACACACACCCCTGAACCCTACCTTCACACGCGCCAAGCAATCCACCACTGCCCCACTGATCTCTCTTCAAATTTCAACCAGCAGGTGCAAATGAAGCCTGTGAACTCCCACCCAGGAAGCACGTTGTCCCACTCCCCAGACTTGCAGGGTTCGTCTCCTTACCCAGGCTACAGTGCATCTTCTTCTCCTCTGCCCGCTCTTACTCCCCAGCCTAAGGATacatcttcttcctctctggTCAGAGAACAAGATGCAGAGGAGGAGACGCTAAACTTGGAAGGCCTGGTGGCTCATCGCATCGCCG AATACAACGCTCGTATTCGGGGCATCAGTGAAAGCATGACACCGCAACAATCTGACCGCCATCGCTCCTATTCCTTCTCCG GAGTTCGCTCCAGAGGAATGACCCCAGAAGTGACGCAGGAGACGGGCCGGCGTCGGACCACCAGTGAAGGACAGTACCAAAGCAGCCATGACAACACACCGAGGGTGAATTCACCGGAATTTGCCAACAATCTGGTCCTTAACCCAGGAGGAAGACCCAGAGAG GGTGTCGTGCAAAGCTACCGGGAGGCGTTTGATAACGACGAGATGGACGGGTTCGCCAACAGTCCCAGCTTCGTAggcagtggtggtggtgagaACTCTCCCCGGACCCCCAGCTTTCCCGTGTCGCCACAGTCTCCTTACTTCAACATGT cttgCTCTCCTCCAGGTTTAAACAAGTCTCCTCTGTCGACGCTGGGACACCAACAGGGTGGATCAG ATAACCGCAGTTTCGGGGACTCCAGGGCGTCGTTTAACGCTCCTCTGTCCTCGAGCAGTCCGATTCACAGCGGAGACGG GAGGAGGACTGGTTCTTCAGATGGTGCCTCACACAGAACAGCCTCCCCTGAGGGCTCCCAAGTCAACATCATGGGCGTCCACACCATCCCCGGGAGCCCCAACACCCTCCACCGCACAGTAGCCACCAACACGCCGCCAAGCCCTGCTCTTCAGAGACGCATGGGTCAGGCCAGCCCCTCTCTGATCCGACACACACCTCCAGCCGGCGTCCCCTCCAGTCCTCTGATTGGCCGAAACCCTAAAACGTCAGCTGCCGGCGTGCCTCCCAGCCCTCTGATGGGACGCCGCACAGCAGCGAGCGGCCACAGCACGCCCGACGAGCTTGGGGCCGCATCGCGCCAGAGTAGCGCCCAACCGCTCTCCACGCCCGTCTTCCACGTCTCCCCACAGCTGCCGGAAAAGAGGCACATGTCCAgcggagacacagagagagtggACAACAAGAACGTGACACCGACCCCGGGCAGCGGTGGGAGCACGCCCAACCTGTCTGGCACGCACACACTCCCAGACGTCTCCAAGTCCATATATG ATGGTTATCCAGACATTAAGATGAATGTCAAGTTCGTCCAGGACACCTCCAAGTTCTGGTACAAGCCGGACATCACCAGGGAGCAAG CCATCAATCTGTTGAAAGACCGGGAGCCCGGGGCCTTCGTCATAAGGGACAGCCATTCTTTCCGCGGGGCCTACGGTCTGGCCATGAAGGTCGCCTGCCCCCCACCTACCATCCAACAGAACAAGAAAG TTGGCGACATGACCAATGAGCTGGTGAGGCACTTCCTCATTGAGACGAGTCCTAAAGGCGTCCGTCTGAAGGGATGTCCCAACGAGCCCTACTTTG gttgtCTATCTGCTCTGGTGTACCAACACTCGATGACTCCTCTAGCTCTTCCCTGTAAGCTGATGATCCCCACTAAAG ACCCGAAGGAAGAGGCACTGGAACTTGCAACACCCGCTGATCCAGTTGTGGAGCTTCTGAAGCACGAGGCTG TCCAGAAGGCTCCTGAGGAGGCTCATG CGTGCAATGTTCTCTACATCAACTCTGTGGACATGGAGTCTCTCACGGGGCCTCAGGCCATTTCCAAGGCGATCAGTCAGACGCTGGCAAGCAACCCCCTGCCGGCCGCGACCACCGTCCACTTCAAGGTGTCCGCGCAGGGCATCACACTCACCGACAGTCAGCGGAA aATTTTCTTCAGGCGACATTATCCAATCAACACAGTAACATACTGTGACCTTGATCCCCAGGACAGAAA ATGGGGCAAAGAAGGCGGCGGCTTAGTGAA GCTTTTTGGATTTGTCGCAAGGAAACAAGGAAGCACAACAGACAATGTCAGCCACCTGTTTGCTGAGCTGGACCCAGATCAGCCCGCCTCTTCCATCGTCAGTTTTCTCTCCAAAATGATGAAGCGGTGA